In the genome of Mycobacteriales bacterium, the window GTGCCCGGTGCGGTGGATGAACAGCTCGCCGTAGCCCCCGGCGTCGATGACGTCGCGCGCCGCCGCATCGACGCTGTGTGCGGTGACGCCGGGACGCACCTGCGCGACGGAGGCGATCTGAGCGGCGAGCAACACGTCGTAGTACACGGCGAAGTCGCTCGGTGCGCTGGCCCCGGCAATGTATGTGCGGGTGCAGTCGGAGCAGTACCCGTCGGGCATGGTGCCGCCGATGTCGACCACGACCGGATCACCCGCCTCGATGACTCGGTCGCTGACGTGATGGTGCGGGCTCGCCCCGTTGGGCCCGGACCCGACGATCACGAAGTTCACCTTGGTGTGGCCGGCGGCGAGGATCGCGTCCGCGATGTCCCGGGCGACGGCAGCCTCGGTGCGGCCCGGGCGAAGCCACTCGCCCATCTGCGCGTGCACCCGGTCGATCGCCGCGCCGGCCTCCCGCAATGAGGCGATCTCGTCGGCGCGCTTGCGCAGACGCAGAGGGCGCAGAACCTCACCCGCGAGGCGCTGCTCCACGCCGGCGAGCACGTCTTGGAAGCGCAGCACCTGTTGCGCCCACATCCGGTCGGCCACGCCGACGACCTGCGGGTTGCGGCCGAGCGC includes:
- a CDS encoding Xaa-Pro peptidase family protein, with the protein product MTAPFHDRLSRAAAASANAGIDALLVTPGADLRYLVGYDALPLERLTCLVVPAAGEPFLVVPRLEQHAAEVSGATEHVALATHGETDDAFRLVAARLNDALGRNPQVVGVADRMWAQQVLRFQDVLAGVEQRLAGEVLRPLRLRKRADEIASLREAGAAIDRVHAQMGEWLRPGRTEAAVARDIADAILAAGHTKVNFVIVGSGPNGASPHHHVSDRVIEAGDPVVVDIGGTMPDGYCSDCTRTYIAGASAPSDFAVYYDVLLAAQIASVAQVRPGVTAHSVDAAARDVIDAGGYGELFIHRTGHGIGLEEHEEPWIVAGNDVVLEPGMCFSIEPGIYASGRHGARIEDIVVVTDDGVERLDTIDRDLVVLAG